Proteins found in one Haloferax litoreum genomic segment:
- the idi gene encoding isopentenyl-diphosphate Delta-isomerase: protein MSNAAADEATELHKNAAQDVIAVDSDDNPEGTVNRLDAHTGDGIRHRAFTCLVFNEEGQLLLAQRAPNKRLWDTHWDGTVASHPVEGQSQEEATEERLEEELGITPDQYSDLRVTDKFEYKRYYENAGLEWEVCAVLKVTLEDTSLDPDEDEIAGMLWVDYEHLHDHPQWYRQLRLCPWFEIAMRRDFE, encoded by the coding sequence ATGAGCAATGCAGCGGCCGACGAGGCCACGGAACTCCACAAGAACGCAGCACAGGACGTCATCGCCGTCGACTCCGACGACAACCCGGAGGGGACCGTCAACCGACTCGACGCCCACACGGGCGACGGCATCCGCCACCGCGCCTTCACCTGTCTCGTGTTCAACGAGGAGGGCCAACTGCTCCTCGCACAGCGCGCACCGAACAAGCGCCTGTGGGACACCCACTGGGACGGCACCGTCGCCTCCCACCCCGTCGAAGGGCAGTCCCAGGAAGAAGCGACCGAAGAGCGACTCGAAGAGGAACTCGGCATCACGCCCGACCAGTACTCCGACCTGCGCGTCACGGACAAGTTCGAGTACAAGCGCTACTACGAGAACGCCGGCCTCGAGTGGGAGGTCTGTGCGGTCCTGAAGGTCACCCTCGAAGACACCAGTCTCGACCCCGACGAGGACGAAATCGCGGGGATGCTCTGGGTGGACTACGAGCACCTCCACGACCACCCGCAGTGGTACCGCCAACTGCGTCTGTGCCCGTGGTTCGAGATTGCGATGCGCCGTGACTTCGAATAA
- a CDS encoding Lrp/AsnC family transcriptional regulator, translating to MDELDRRILDILRRDARTPNTEIAAEVGTSEGTVRNRVERLVDEGVIERFTIATRTGNLKAMIEVTVAVDVDTNDVSELMSEWKDVDFVWQVSGEEDIVLVVDAADTRAVNDLITRAREHDDVKSTKTRLILDERLG from the coding sequence ATGGACGAGTTGGACCGACGCATCCTCGACATCCTCCGACGGGACGCTCGAACCCCGAACACGGAGATTGCGGCGGAAGTCGGAACGTCTGAAGGGACGGTTCGAAACCGCGTCGAGCGGTTAGTCGACGAAGGCGTCATCGAACGATTTACGATTGCGACCCGCACGGGCAACCTGAAGGCGATGATAGAGGTGACCGTCGCAGTCGACGTCGATACGAACGACGTCTCGGAACTCATGTCCGAGTGGAAGGACGTCGACTTCGTCTGGCAGGTGTCGGGCGAAGAGGACATCGTCCTCGTCGTCGACGCGGCCGACACGCGAGCGGTCAACGACCTCATTACGCGTGCGCGCGAGCACGACGACGTGAAGAGTACGAAGACGCGCTTGATTCTCGACGAACGCCTCGGGTGA
- the carA gene encoding glutamine-hydrolyzing carbamoyl-phosphate synthase small subunit, with protein MSDAYLALEDGRVVEARGRVPGRTRGELVFTTAYTGYEESLTDPSYEEQVLTFSYPLIGNYGVRAERFESDRVHPRAAVAREFTDDVVEWLADEGVPAVDHIDTRDLVTSIREEGAMKVGIAVGEDATPEAAKEELAKCKGMSEHVDIGAQVTTPELTTYEGDGDQTVTLVDCGAKQSIVDSLVERGATVHVLPYDATADDVSALDSDVLFISNGPGDPENYTATRELVEEFAGDVPIAGICLGQQIVASALGGTTEKMAFGHRGVNQPVRDLQTGKVIMTTQNHGYTVADPGEHLDVTQINVNDDTAEGLESEDLSVITRQYHPEAHPGPHDSLGFFDDVLSMADPEGNGRKRRIVASD; from the coding sequence ATGTCGGACGCCTATCTGGCCCTGGAAGACGGTCGCGTGGTCGAAGCGCGTGGTCGCGTTCCGGGACGCACACGTGGTGAACTGGTGTTCACGACCGCATACACCGGATACGAAGAGAGTCTGACCGACCCTTCGTACGAAGAACAAGTCCTCACCTTCTCGTACCCCCTCATCGGGAACTACGGCGTCCGAGCCGAGCGATTCGAGTCCGACCGGGTCCACCCGCGTGCCGCCGTTGCACGCGAGTTCACCGACGACGTCGTCGAGTGGCTCGCCGACGAGGGCGTGCCAGCGGTCGACCACATCGACACCCGTGACCTCGTGACGTCGATTCGTGAAGAGGGCGCGATGAAGGTCGGAATCGCCGTCGGCGAAGATGCGACCCCTGAAGCCGCGAAAGAAGAACTCGCGAAGTGCAAGGGCATGAGCGAACACGTCGACATCGGCGCACAGGTCACGACACCCGAACTCACCACCTACGAGGGTGACGGCGACCAGACGGTCACGCTCGTCGACTGTGGTGCGAAGCAGTCTATCGTCGACTCGCTCGTCGAACGCGGGGCGACAGTTCACGTCCTCCCGTACGACGCGACGGCGGACGACGTGTCCGCACTCGACTCCGACGTGCTGTTCATCTCGAACGGTCCCGGTGACCCGGAGAACTACACTGCGACTCGCGAACTCGTCGAGGAGTTCGCCGGTGACGTCCCCATCGCGGGCATCTGTCTCGGCCAACAAATCGTCGCGAGCGCACTCGGCGGCACCACCGAGAAGATGGCCTTCGGTCACCGTGGCGTGAACCAACCCGTCCGCGACCTGCAGACTGGGAAAGTCATCATGACGACCCAGAACCACGGCTACACCGTCGCAGACCCCGGTGAGCACCTCGACGTGACGCAAATCAACGTCAACGACGACACCGCGGAAGGCCTCGAAAGCGAGGACCTGAGCGTCATCACGCGCCAGTACCACCCAGAGGCTCACCCCGGACCCCACGACTCGCTCGGCTTCTTCGATGACGTCCTCTCCATGGCGGACCCTGAGGGAAATGGCCGTAAGCGGCGCATCGTCGCCTCGGACTGA
- a CDS encoding PAS domain-containing protein — translation MGDASLIERGFDELPAEIALLDTHGDIIYTNRAWRMFAETNGYVGDVDAIGVNYLDVCEAARDEDETAGLVADGIRALLRGQQDLFAIEYPCHSPTVYRWFMMRAVPFDTPRHGRFVLVMHLDITERRLAELQVNEKNQHLAMLAHVLSKDLKEPLTAAIEKAGRLVAKDAPDASSLSKILSRIDAIIEQSVTLADQVATLELEPVDFREYVETEWEAIGNASDIDFRVTGGGVLAADEHLFGLFLSSLFTNNVRRSSVPGYPSQIVVGATIDGFYVDDDGPRPTAEERAAATGRNQLLGVDYDSVELSVTKRIADLHGWDLDITESELGGARFEVRGITWR, via the coding sequence ATGGGGGACGCTTCGCTCATCGAGCGGGGGTTCGACGAACTCCCAGCGGAGATTGCACTACTCGATACACACGGTGACATCATCTACACCAATCGAGCGTGGCGAATGTTCGCCGAGACCAACGGGTACGTCGGTGACGTCGACGCGATTGGCGTCAATTACCTCGACGTCTGCGAGGCGGCGCGCGACGAGGACGAGACAGCAGGCCTCGTCGCCGACGGCATCCGCGCTCTCCTCCGCGGGCAACAGGACCTGTTCGCCATCGAATACCCGTGTCACTCTCCGACGGTATACCGGTGGTTCATGATGCGGGCCGTTCCCTTCGATACGCCCCGACACGGGCGATTCGTCCTCGTCATGCACCTCGACATCACCGAGCGCCGACTCGCAGAGTTGCAAGTCAACGAGAAGAACCAGCACCTCGCGATGCTCGCACACGTCCTCTCGAAAGACCTCAAAGAACCACTCACGGCGGCAATCGAGAAGGCAGGGCGACTCGTGGCGAAAGACGCCCCCGACGCGTCGTCGCTCTCGAAGATACTCTCGCGCATCGACGCCATCATCGAACAGAGCGTCACGCTCGCCGACCAGGTGGCGACGCTGGAACTCGAACCGGTCGACTTCCGCGAGTACGTCGAAACCGAGTGGGAGGCCATCGGCAACGCGAGCGACATCGACTTTCGCGTGACGGGTGGTGGCGTCCTCGCCGCAGACGAACACCTCTTCGGACTCTTCCTCAGTTCGCTCTTCACGAACAACGTCCGACGAAGTTCTGTTCCGGGGTACCCCTCGCAAATCGTCGTGGGAGCGACCATCGACGGCTTCTACGTCGACGACGACGGCCCACGACCCACTGCCGAAGAACGCGCCGCGGCGACGGGACGAAACCAGTTGCTCGGGGTCGATTACGACTCGGTCGAACTCTCTGTCACCAAACGAATCGCCGACCTGCACGGGTGGGACCTCGACATCACCGAGTCAGAACTCGGCGGTGCCCGGTTCGAGGTCCGCGGCATCACGTGGCGGTGA
- a CDS encoding GNAT family N-acetyltransferase: MEIRPARPEDYDAVVAFTRDTWADRGGSDYIPDIYHEWIEPGENEQATLLVDMGDETPSDEVAAIAQMVMLSEYEAWAQGMRVAPEYREQGLATELTHALFDWARDQGAKRVRNMIFSWNVPSLANARHVGFDPGMEFRWATPEPNADATPALSVTDDADAAWAFWTGSEMRTQLSGLALDANESWAVSELTRSRLHDAAADDRLFVVGDDRVRGFTYRNRTYSRELDDEGEVTWAEYAVAAWNDEDACTALIDAVRRDAASVGADRTRVLVPEGVQWVSDVSVARSDVAEQPTFVMEADLS; encoded by the coding sequence ATGGAGATACGACCCGCGCGACCCGAGGATTACGACGCTGTCGTCGCTTTCACCCGCGACACGTGGGCCGACCGCGGCGGGTCAGACTACATCCCCGACATCTACCACGAGTGGATAGAACCGGGCGAGAACGAGCAAGCGACCCTCCTCGTCGACATGGGTGACGAGACGCCCTCTGACGAGGTTGCGGCCATCGCGCAGATGGTCATGCTCTCGGAGTACGAAGCGTGGGCACAAGGGATGCGCGTCGCACCGGAGTACCGCGAGCAAGGCCTCGCAACCGAACTCACGCACGCCCTCTTCGACTGGGCGCGCGACCAGGGTGCGAAACGGGTGCGAAACATGATTTTCTCGTGGAACGTCCCCAGTCTCGCCAACGCCCGACACGTCGGGTTCGACCCGGGAATGGAGTTCCGCTGGGCGACACCCGAACCGAATGCTGACGCGACACCTGCTCTGTCGGTCACCGACGACGCCGACGCGGCGTGGGCGTTCTGGACCGGCAGCGAGATGCGAACCCAACTCTCTGGGCTCGCTCTCGACGCCAACGAATCGTGGGCCGTCTCCGAACTGACCCGGTCCAGACTCCACGACGCGGCGGCAGACGACCGACTGTTCGTCGTCGGCGACGACCGAGTCCGCGGCTTCACCTACCGCAATCGGACGTACTCGCGGGAACTCGACGACGAAGGCGAGGTGACGTGGGCCGAGTACGCAGTCGCCGCGTGGAACGACGAAGACGCCTGCACTGCGCTGATAGACGCTGTTCGGCGTGATGCGGCGTCGGTCGGTGCCGACCGAACGCGCGTCCTCGTCCCCGAGGGCGTCCAGTGGGTCTCAGACGTCTCTGTCGCGCGGAGCGACGTGGCGGAACAACCGACCTTCGTGATGGAAGCGGACCTCTCGTAG